A region of Melitaea cinxia chromosome 15, ilMelCinx1.1, whole genome shotgun sequence DNA encodes the following proteins:
- the LOC123660688 gene encoding glutathione S-transferase 2-like, whose translation MPKVVFYYFPVKALGESARLLLTYGGQEFEDRRVSKEEWPAIKPSTPFGQMPVLEIDGKQYAQSLAISRYLGRKYGLNGKDIEEDFEIDQNVEFLNDIRAKAATVQYEADEVLKEKKHEDYSKNVYPAMLSKLDEIIKKNNGHIAAGKLTWADFVFAGLFDYLKSMLRIPDLEKKYPSYQQVIDNVYANPKIAAYKEKAPKSDI comes from the exons ATGCCGAAAGTAGTTTTCTACTATTTCCCCGTGAAGGCTTTGGGCGAAAGTGCTCGTCTGCTGCTCACATATGGCGGCCAGGAGTTCGAAGATCGCCGCGTCTCCAAGGAAGAGTGGCCGGCTATCAAGCCAT cGACACCTTTCGGCCAAATGCCGGTACTGGAGATCGATGGCAAGCAATACGCGCAGAGTCTGGCCATCTCTCGTTACCTCGGACGCAAGTATGGACTTAACGGCAAGGACATCGAAGAGGACTTCGAGATCGATCAAAACGTGGAGTTCCTGAATGACATTCGTGCAA aaGCGGCAACAGTACAGTACGAGGCTGACGAGGTTTTAAAGGAAAAGAAACACGAAGATTACTCAAAGAACGTGTACCCAGCAATGTTGAGCAAACTCGATGAGATTATCAAGAAGAACAATGGACACATCGCTGCAGGAAAG CTCACATGGGCCGATTTCGTGTTCGCCGGTTTATTCGATTACCTCAAGTCGATGCTTCGTATTCCCGATCTGGAGAAGAAGTACCCGAGCTACCAGCAAGTCATCGACAATGTTTACGCCAATCCTAAAATAGCAGCCTATAAGGAAAAAGCGCCAAAGTCCGATATTTAA
- the LOC123660690 gene encoding glutathione S-transferase 2-like, whose translation MPKVVFYYFNVKSLGEGARMMLTYADQEFEDRRVSDEEWPALKPSMPFGQMPVMVIDGKQYAQSFAISRYLGRKYGLSGKDIEEDFEIDQNMDHVKDIYATAAIVQYETDEVVREKKHKDFTKNVYPAMLDKLDEIIKKNNGHIALGKITWADFMFTGVLDYIKKMLRMPDLEKKYPSYQQVIDNVYAIPKIAAYKKNAPETEF comes from the exons ATGCCGAAAGTAGTTTTCTACTATTTCAACGTGAAGTCTTTGGGCGAGGGTGCTCGTATGATGCTCACGTATGCCGACCAGGAGTTCGAAGATCGCCGCGTCTCCGATGAAGAGTGGCCGGCTCTCAAGCCAT CGATGCCATTTGGCCAAATGCCGGTAATGGTGATCGATGGCAAGCAATACGCGCAGAGTTTTGCCATCTCTCGTTACCTCGGACGCAAGTATGGACTTAGCGGCAAGGACATCGAAGAGGACTTCGAGATTGACCAGAACATGGATCACGTGAAAGACATTTATGCAA CCGCGGCAATAGTACAGTACGAGACTGACGAGGTTGTAAGGGAAAAAAAACACAAAGATTTCACAAAGAACGTGTACCCAGCAATGTTGGACAAACTCGATGAGATTATCAAGAAGAACAATGGACACATCGCTCTAGGAAAG ATCACATGGGCCGATTTCATGTTCACCGGTGTATTAGATTACATAAAGAAGATGCTTCGTATGCCCGATCTGGAGAAGAAGTACCCGAGCTACCAGCAAGTCATCGACAATGTTTACGCCATCCCTAAAATAGCAGCCTATAAGAAAAATGCGCCGGAGACCGAATTTTAA